In Glycine max cultivar Williams 82 chromosome 15, Glycine_max_v4.0, whole genome shotgun sequence, the DNA window TGAATTTGTTATTGCATGCGAAGGGAAGGCCATCTGCAGGAACCCTTATTGTTTGTCCAACTAGTGTCCTGCGGCAATGGGCTGAGGAGTTGCACAATAAGGTAACCTGCAAAGCAAAACTCTCTGTCCTAGTATATCATGGAAGCAATCGAACCAAAAATCCTCATGAGCTTGCCAAGTATGATGTTGTTCTGACGACTTATTCAATTGTCAGCATGGAGGTTCCTAAGCAGCCTCTAgttgacaaagatgatgaagaAAAAGGAACTTATGATGATCATGCAGTATCAAGTAAGAAAAGGAAATGCCCTCCTAGTTCTAAAAGTGGAAAGAAGGGATTGGACAGTGCGATGCTTGAGGCTGTTGCTCGTCCTCTTGCAAAAGTGGCTTGGTTTAGAGTTGTCCTGGATGAGGCCCAGAGTATAAAGAATCACAGAACTCAAGTTGCAAGGGCCTGTTGGGGTCTTCGAGCCAAGCGTAGATGGTGCTTGTCAGGGACTCCTATCCAGAATGCAATTGATGATCTCTACAGTTACTTTAGATTTTTAAGATACGATCCTTATGCTGTGTACACATCATTCTGTTCCACAATTAAGATCCCTATCAGCAGAAGTCCATCAAAAGGATACAGAAAGCTACAAGCTGTTTTAAAGACAATAATGTTACGTCGGACAAAAGGTAAACTTGCGTGCAAGAATTTCACACCATCACTTAAGTTGATTAAATAACCTTCTTTTGTGCTCTCTATCCTAGAGTATTATCCTTATTGTTTCCTAATATGTTtcaatttctatattttatgttgttctcCTTCTGCACGATGGAAATTAAGTTAGAAACAGTTTTGAATCATAGATTATTACAGTTTCCATTTCTTGCACCGTGAGCAACTTTGTTATACCCGAATTCATTCTATTAAATAATTGCTGCTAGCCCTTAAGTAAGACTTGTTTATAACCATGTTATGGTTATCATTTTCTGTAGCCACACTTCTTGATGGGGAGCCTATCATTTCCTTGCCACCTAAATCTGTGGAGTTGAAAAAAGTGGAATTTTCACCGGAGGAACGAGATTTCTATTCCAGACTAGAGGCTGATTCGCGAGCACAGTTTCAGGTATGACCTGTTCTTTACTCTTAGAATGGTATTGAAACATTTAAATAatgaatctctctctctctaattttGCCATGCTCATTTTTCTATTCGAAATCAGGAGGATTCTTCCTGGTAGTATACTTAATGACAATCCTTATTCAATTCCTCTTGTCATGTTGTAGGAATATGCTGATGCTGGAACTGTGAAGCAAAACTATGTTAACATTTTGTTGATGCTTTTGCGCCTTAGACAAGCATGTGATCATCCTCTCCTTGTCAAGCGTTACAATTCTAACTCTCTCTGGAAATCCTCAGTTGAGATGGCAAAGAAGCTTCCTCAGGAAAAACGATTATGtcttttaaaatgtttagaGGCATCATTGGCCCTCTGTGGTATCTGTAATGTATGTTTGactgtatttttatttgtaaattaatatgttatatgGATTAGTGTGACTGATCTGTGTATGCATGAGGTTTAATGTATgcgcatgtgtgtgtgtgtgaagaaAAATGTgagttttagagagagaaaaaggggAAACAATGCAGATATGAGAAAACACAATACTCTAGTAATTACTCAGAAATTAATACTTGAAatgatcttatattttttattccaaatttGTATTTTCTAATACTGCTGCTTACAACTTTTACCTAATTCCTTTTCTTTATTACTTATATTCTTTATCACTCTGCTTGCAATCTGATAGTTGTAACTGTATATTATGCTTTGCTGTTGGGGGGTTGTGATTGAGGAAAATAAGAGAGTGGACAAAAAATAAGAGACTTGTTTTTACTACTTGTTGCATTTGATGATAGGTTGGAAGTATGATTGAGATGCATTTTCTTAAGCCCTCTTGCTTGATAAGAGTTAAAATTTAGAGTAATgggattatatataataattacctatttatcatatcatcatgatttTAGTCAAGTATATTCCCAAGCCTGACTTCTTCTAGGTTTCTATGCAGGACCCTCCTGAAGATGCTGTTGTTTCAGTTTGTGGTCATGTTTTTTGTAACCAGTGCATTTGTGAATATCTTACTGGTGATGACAATCAGTGCCCTGCTCCAAACTGCAAAACTCGACTAAGCACGCCTTCAGTGTTTTCCAAAGTCACACTGAATAGTTCTTTTTCTGATCAGCCTTGTGATAATTTGCCTGATTACTCTGGTTGTGAAGTGGAGGAATCTGAGTTTTGTTCTCAGGCTCAGCCATATGATTCTTCAAAAATTAAGGCTGCACTTGAGGTGTTGCAGTCGTTGTCTAAACCACAATGCTTTGCTTCCCAAAACAATTCTGTGCAGAGCACTTCTGGGGAAAGTACCGATGGCCTTGGTAGCTCCTCTAGTGCTGACAGAATGAAATCCTTGAATGAAATTCCTGAGAGTCAAAATGTGCTTGAGGAGAGAAGCTCTAATAATTCAGTTGGTGTAGGGGAGAAAGCTATAGTGTTTTCTCAGTGGACAAGGATGCTAGATATACTTGAAGCATGTCTTAAGAATTCGTCGATCCAGTATAGAAGACTGGATGGAACAATGTCAGTCACTGCAAGAGATAAAGCTGTTAAAGATTTTAACACTCTCCCTGAGGTTTGTGAAGTTACATTATCAATAACTGAAGTTCTAAAATTTCCATGTCAGGAATGTTGGGAACAATAGTCAACCCTGCCTAGCGGGAAATGGCTTTGGTTGTTTTTTGAATATTGGGAGTGAGGTACAAGTGATATTATTTAGTTCTATTTCTGTATTcaatataattgttaattatgaTCTTTTTGTCTTTCAGGTTTCAGTTATGATTATGTCTTTAAAGGCTGCTAGTCTTGGTCTGAATATGGTTGCTGCCTGCCATGTTCTTATGCTAGATCTATGGTGGAATCCTACAACTGAAGATCAGGCAATAGACCGAGCACATCGAATTGGACAAACTCGTCCTGTCACAGTTTTACGGTTAACTGTTAGAGATACAGTTGAAGACCGTATTTTAGCTCTGCAGGTATTTTCTTTAGGTTGCCTtgtaaacatgttttttttttataaaaaaataaaataaaattcctagGAAATGTTTTATATTGTTGTGGTTAGTTCTTAGGGCAGGGTACGTGTTAAATTAATAGTAACAAATATATGATAAAGTTGATCTAGTTGGTTTGTATTAACCTTTTAATAATGCTGTACCTCAAGATGCTTCAATTGGCTTATCTTTTTTCTGTGGTGCTTACATATTTGTGCATGTGGTCTTGATTTTCTTAAACATTTTTCTGTGTAGATCACCAATTCATATCTGGGCTTATACATTTGTATTGGTGATTGCTCACACTAGAAAATCTGTACTCTCTTCTTGCAGCAAAAAAAGCGAAAAATGGTTGCGTCTGCCTTTGGAGAGGATGGAACTGGTGGTTGTCAAAGTCGCCTTACAGTGGATGATctaaaatacttgtttatgaTGTGATTAGACATATATCCATAcagatatataattttaattttttggattggtgattttttttttctgggagCAGGTGTCAGTGGGTTGTTCTTTTTGGTGGAAGCAGAAGAAACAGGGTGCTGAAAATTTTGTAGCATGGCCTCTGTTGACACTCGACATGAAGATTATATGAATTGTCTTTTATAGAGAGATGATTCAATTGTTTACCTTGAAATTTTGGTTTAGTTGTTAACATTTGTATAGGTTGTAGAGAGTAGTAGCATAGACAGAAACATAGAAATTGTGCTCATTGTAAATATTATAGATAGATAatatctcttttccttttccaatCTTAATCTATTtcgtttcttttaattttcaggTGGTTTTGACTTTTCATTTTAAAGTGAACCTTCTGATAATAAAGTGCACTTGTTGAATTTCAATTTCGTGCCTTATTATTTTCCCTTAATGTGATTCATTCGGACTCGAAGATCAGAATTATATGGAATAGTAGGCTGTTGGCTATGTACTCTGTATGAGGAAATAATTTAGTTTGGTTTTGATTACTGTTCTTAGGTGTTTATGCGTAACAGTGTTATACTTCAAGTTAGTTCCTGAAAATATATTTGGTTAGTCATTAAAGTTTGGTCATTGAAGTTTATATGCCCTTTGATTTAGTTTTGGTAAAGACATCAGGACATGAAACTAGATGTGCAAAATATGCTAATTGTCTTAATTTTGAATGGAGAGAAACTAAACTAATCGTAAAAGACCAAAAATATATCAAGTTATGCCCCCTACTtcgcttaaaaaaaattaaaaatagactcTCAACTTGATATTAAATTGTTTAggtgtcaatatttttttattgcaattaGGATGGAAGGAAAAAttggtattttaattttgtttttgtatttgagGAAGTGACAATTAGTTgagttagaataaaaaaataatatagtaaatGTCGTAAAATTTGTTTacttttaggtttaatttttatgcatcattattatatatattttatattgttaatcaatcaataattattgttttatgatttttgagataattaagataaaaaatcaataaatatatcttacaagatatttttttattagatgaaaTTGTGAAATCTCTTCACATTAAACATACTGTTAATTCACCAAGTCAGTATTGGAGATTAGAGTAGATACATGAgagtttaagtttaatttttatcattattattatatactaaAAAGTTAATGatggattatttttttctttaattttcaaagtgTTTCCTGTTTATTTAGTGAaagactaattttttaaattattatcactCATCCAAGATGGAAATTCGATGAAAGTTCATCctagtgttatttttttagagacttgtgttattttctttttaaacatgagttttaaatttaaatgaagattaaaatgaaaataagtcaAAAGAATCTAACGTCTTTATTATAATATCTTGAAGTTTTATAGTACTTACtaatcaatttaaaagtaagtatattaatttttttattcattgataatatatcaaaattaaattaaaaaaaatattgttattggTTTGACAAGTTATTGTTTCTTTAATAAACTGCTGATATTTATTAATCtcaaattttgtaatattttgagTTGTTGGCAGAATATTATTCAGAgaatattattcaaataattttgggTGAAAGACTTacaattcatatatattcttttttataattagtcaTTGTAATATTTACGCCAacattatacaaataaaattttaaatactaaaaGGATGATTTATTGTATTAACAACAAATCAAAGGAACAAAAATTAGAGGCCAAGGAATGCATTAGGAATTATACTTTTACCACAAACCTATCACTTATGGTCCCATGGTCAAGACATTGGGTTTTGAATCCAATAACCTTCGGTAAAATTAGTTAGTATGCTAGCTAATTGAATTTAGTAAATCAATGAGAATAGGGTGAGAGTTATGTGAAAACTAGTTATTCCTAAGAAAATGTTCTTATTTTCTCTACTACACCATAGGATAGGACATCCTTATACTAGAAAAAATGATACTTTTGTCATAAACTTTAAAGTATATGCACAAAAAATAAGTATAGAAAAGATATCATGTTATTTCCCacatctaattttttataaataaactacATATAAAGTATTCATGCTCATTGAGATTTCGGGAATTTTATAAAGTAGATGTATATTTAATTACGATAGTTAACTTCTATATGCGAGTTTTCActtaaatgagaataaaaaaaatggattatttagacttaaataactattttagacTTATATATTGATCTACTTAACTATTTTAGATAGCATTGATGATTATTGCTCTTAAATAATAAAGAGGGAGGAAAAAGTTTTGAGTTCAAATGCTtcatattaacaaaaattaacaactaatatttgttgataaaaaacttATCAGTTTTTCAAAAGACAAATAATGCATCATTCCTTCAAAGAATGTCACATCAAGTCTGTTCTTAATCCTCTACATCATTGAACAACACAAAACCATTTTCAAAgcttttgaaaataagaaattggAAACACAAACATACTTATTATAGGCCATTACACATGATGCATTCCCTCAAGGAACTAGGGGGCACACATAGACACCAATTCCATAGTAGGACTGTAGTTCGATACCATTACCAAGGCCATGCAGATAGCAACTACTTGAAATATTTTGGATATTTCTGagattcataaataaaatggaaacattgctaacttaaaaagaaaaaaaatgcaaaccaGATAATTTGGTTTTGCTTCCTACCATCATCATTTGTATTTAATTGTCATCCTAATGGAACAAAACCCTCAGGGTTCTTCTAATAACCCATCGTTGGTAGATTGATCTCTCTcactgcttcttttttttttatatatttttatctcggTGCACTATCAAGGCATTTGACTTAGGCCAttgaaaataaagtataaatatatatcaCAATAAAATAGTTGTGTAATTCTTTaatgttttaataattaattgatgaaaaaataattaaaagtgtcATTCAAAGGTATACAACTATGGATTGTAATAAACACGCATGCACACACACGCACATATATGCACATATTAGAACaacttgattataaaaaattaataaataattttttagtttaaaaattaaaaaattaatataaaatcctAAACCCTCAATACCTAAACACAACCTGTTCAATACCAATAACTGCAGCAAAAAGTGGATTCTTAACTTACTTATCACAACTATATGACCATTCACTATTACTCCTATATATATCACTAATGAAATCCAAGAAAGATTGTAACAACTCCATTAGCTTTTCTATATGGAATTTTATTACGTGTATATGCTAGGACTCTGATAACCTTCCTAGGGTGGTCAAAATGGACAGGCAATCATACCTTGTAATAATTAAGATTGTTAAAAATAagtcatacatatataaaaatgttcATTTATTCCActataaaaatgagtttaaataagtttaacttagttttattataatataattcaacttaatttaaatcttataagTTAGAGATGAGTTgcaaccctttttatttttatttttttaaatgattcatttttatttattttttgaaccaAATCTTTAGGTTTTGGACAAAATTAACTAAACATTGGTTAGAAACTTGAACTCAGATTAAACAAAGTtaacacacatttttttatccatataaaTTTAAggtattagaaaaattaaagttaaaacacattagttaagaaaaaaataacctaCTTGTTTTATAACCCACAGAAAACTAGATACGCATTTCTaacttgtaattaaattaatcctACCTAAATATGTATTATTCTATATTGAATAATCctataatacaaataattgagTTTTAGGCCTTTAGTCTAAGGGAGTTGCACTCGGATGGATTTATGGAGGTGCTGAATCCCTCTAATTTCTTTTGAACAACATTTGTTAGTTTTCTTACTCTTTTTTTCCTACCAGTTTAGCAGCTCTGTCTAAATATAGGTCGaaatttcccaaatctaatTGGAATGTCTTAATTTTGTGCTTTGTTATCTTTCTTTCTGGTGCTGCATGGCGAGGACTTGGAAGGAGCTTTAGAATTTTGAGCGGGGTCTTCTCATTTTGTggacaaaaaaacataaagccTAAAGGGTTGAATTCTGAATTAATCTGATTATCCGCAAACTTCTCGGTGTGTGTTTGTATAATAGTTTGGGAATTTGTTAGACACTAGACACATTCGCATGCACCAAAAATGAGAGTATAAATTTGTAGATTCACACTGGTTTTAATGCGTTtagtgtttacaaacaaatcttGACAGttcagatttatttatttatctacttTAATTTGTATAGATTCTTGAACCAACGACATATATTTATTCCATACATGTGAAACTCAATCCATTCTTtctattgttttgaaaaaaaaattagaaaataggaGTAAGCAACAGACTTATctgattttccactatcttgtcaATACTGATCCTGGTGCATAGTTTGTCCCACGTACTTGTTAGATAGCTAGTGTGTCTTTTCGTGTTTTAGATTGGTTAGACAACCAATATAAAATAGacattaatattttacttttcaaaCGTGTTATCCTAACCATACTTAAGTAGACTCACAATGACAAAACAAGatgttcattttatattaaaaaattgtatttttgtaagctaatttttataaattttttagaacGATGAATGAAATGGAAAGTGTAAAGAGAGATATATGAGATAagataaataatgtaataaaaaaatagagaaaaaattgcattataattttttttatagaaagttgttatataagtaataaaaatcatttatatttaGACAATATACGACATGTTAGCTTGAACTAGCTTTACTTTTATTCACAGGGCGCGTCTTATCTTGGtctgtaaaaattatttatttaacatttatggAGAGAGAAATTAATAggcataaattatttaagaaattctatttttattcatatttttataattaattaggagagaaattaaaaataaaacaaaaaaatgtgaaataaaattaatatgataaaaaactaaaaattaattataaaaatatgttgcatgaataaaataattaattttttcaagtaATATGTGAATAGttataaatcaaattataagTAATTTGACTCAATCTTAACCACACATATATGAATAACTTGGGGTGAACAAATGATTGTGGACTTGGGATGAATCATGCTCACCCCTACACATAAATAACAAAGTGAGTTAAATACAAATTCCCAGTTAAAGCTTAATAAGCTACGGGCAGGGATTATCAAAGTTGAGTAACTAGAATCGTTAAATCTAATAAGAACAATATTAAAAGTAACTACATATATACTCAAAATTTAAACTCAAAACtactcaataaattaaaaacagttCACTAATTATTCCACGTGTGTGATTAgtggtataaaaaaaactattttaatttcattaatttaccGATGAACAGTTTTAATTTCTACTTCACAAACGAGAAACACGAGGCCACCTAGGAAAGTTGGATCCATCGGATCCTATTCCCagtctcaaaatttaaaactatagAAAGTGTGTTAACaagaataaaaagtaaataataagaATCATGGATACGAGGTTAACACAGTGATTACAAAAATATGAAGAAAGAAGGGAATAAAAAagagattaaatttaatttttttattgttaattttaataaaattaacgaattaacatttgttgattaaaaaaaaatcaatgtttgtAAATAAATCCAACTTTAATTCCATTATATCTGTTGACTGTACTGCCATTGATATTCCCCGGATGGTTACACCTCACCTCGGTTCAATTCTTGCTTTATCCATTGCGCATGCATGCACACCTTTTCTTGCCAGAATTGCCTATATACGTATTCAATATTTTAGGTCAAGTTCCACGTTTGGAGTAACATGCTTGGGCAGAGGGTTTTGTATAATCAAACAAACAATTGTTGGGTGGCAAACATGCATGTGCTATAAATCGTAGCTAGCTAGTTGAGGAAGAAATATTCCAGCAATAAGTAGATAGAAAAAGGTTACAACTTGCAAGTACTTAATTACATGTGTTAGTATTAATAGCTTATGTAATTAAATTGTGGACTAGGTTCCTCCCCACTCCTTTCTTCTGCATGGCCCTTAACTATATTGTAACAATTATTTTCTCATTGATTTGACAATGAATTGACTCCATATTCCTGCGTGATCTTAATCCCATCTCCCATTTAGAAAGTGCGCCTTATCTtagcattaatttgattatgggTTACTACAAATTCTGAAACCTATTAAACATCTAGAAAATTGAAAAGGGACAAAAAAACTGATGCTTATTATCACTAAAGGTTAATGTAGTCCAACTCTTGACGAATTGAACATTTACGTACGTTCAGTGTTTAGTAGCCACATGAAGACGTGTCCCCTTCATGATCGAGGTAAATGGCCACACACCAGTTTCCGCACCCAAGAGGTGGAAATGCACTGCTCTATAGTCATGCCACATTCTActtgaaatattaaataagggGCAGATCTAGCTATAATAATATATCTATCATTTTGAGCGAGCTTAACACccattgttttttttctacCTTTGATCAGAGTCCTGCTTTGTGTTGGTGGTCCTGAATtaatcaaaaatataaattaatacataaaaattaatttacagttAAACAGGTGGACATCTATTAGTTATTGgccatataattaattaatgttgagTTGATGTTATGTGTGTGGCAATACTCTTGTGATGTTATATATGTTGAGTTGATCTTAATTCTTAAGGACCACATTTCTGATTTCTGACAGTTTCCTGTTCGTATAAGCTCATTTCATTACCTAAGCCCACTTACACCTCGACTAGCTAGTATGGAGGTATGAATTATATTGTACAACCATCACATAATATTATTCTAATTCTAAATGTCTCCTATCAGAATAAGCTAAATAAGAATGTATATTCGCAACCACAAAATTGAGTTTAAATTATTAAGTAAGatcttatattttagttttataaaaaaaattaggagaaaagattctaataaaaaaaaatagctaattttctaagaaaattaatttattgatgaaATTAGTGGACACTTCGCACAAGATatggtaacaaaaaaaataaacatgcattcaacatctgtttttttttctttttctcacgTAATAATAGTAATTTCAAACTATGGAAATGAAGAACTGCCTTCAAACACTGACAAATAGAGAGAAATTAATTgcgaaaaagaataatttaaagatGATATTCACCCATTCTTCAGATTAATAAAGTCggaataatcataaaaaagtcaCTGTTCAACGACCAACTTGATTACTTCTTGCATTCCTCTCAGCACTTAGGGTTCCCCTAGTTCAAGTCATAACGCACAAGGTTCGCCACAAAACTAAACCTTTTACTTTGTGATGATGAGATTCTTGAAAATAGCAAGATTTTCATTACATATTTTAGAGGGCAACGACCATTTTGGAATATATACCAAAATGCAATTTCCCTCTAATGGCATGTTCATCAATCAACAAGAATATGGTCATTGGTCAATATGTAGAAAGATATATATACTGCTTGCGCAGTGACTTTGTATGGTCTTTTCGATATGACTATATATGCACCGAATAAAGATTACTCAacgattttttttcctcttccagTATGGATATATATACCTATATAGTTGCTGTTATCACTTTCTAAAAttagtttctttaattttctaatataaaaaaaaatacctacaCACTATTTTTGTGTACTGATTACATCATTtcaattcttatatataaattttgcttTAATTCTTGAGCAGGATTAGTCCTGTTGTTTAAGAAATATTGAACCCTCGTTTGAAAAGACAAATTAAATAGGATTATTCCTTTTCacctaaatgattttttttccgtaaattcagtatttttttattcaaaagtaaaaaattaattcttcaaAGGACTAAGATGCATTTTAAGAGGTTGACCATGTCAACAAATGAACTTAAATGAATATTAGTCTTTAGAATAAAGTAATAAGCACTGTATAACTATGATTTCTTTTCACGTGTACTAATGATcaagataaaatcaattcatcaCTACTCATcagtttattgataaaattgtATGTAGCGTTCATGAAGTGCACAACAAcgaattaaaaatagatgatAATAGTTTTAAACTATTCTGCAAAACACAAGGCCTGCTGATTGGCTTACATAAACAGGAATCTTGACTTTATAAATGAGATTTCTTAAATTTAGTTCGCAAATCTCAAGCCgtttctttaatatattttcctagctagttattatttattttattttactattaaatattccaaattcttttttaaacttatgcatattggcatctacgcatcacttgtatttttatattatattgtattGTAGATCGAGTATGTCTATAATTTACATACTAGTTCTTAGAACACAACTCACAATTATGTGTTTtccttataaaaattaatttatacaattataaatacggaaaatacacaaattaatatgcaaatataacattttaaaaataaagtatgtGCTACTTAATTCTTGATGTAAActatttaattaatagttttaaCAATAAGCTGATGAAGGAAAGTTTCATATTTGGGGCTATCCATCAAACATGTATTTAGTGCatcctatttaattttttacagtAAAAGAGTACTGCACTTTGAAGATTGaatatgtatttgttttttctttctatgctattaatattgaatataatactaaattttgtaacaaataaaccacTTTATGTTTTCGCTCTTTTAGTtgttgtttctgttttttttttttttttgtgcgcGCACTCGAAgggaaaaaacaaacaaattaactaACTTTGCAACAAATATTGATTAATAGAGTATTTTCGTGTAAGGGTTGTGAGGTCAAGCtaggaatttgaatttctcactATTGTTGTCAGCCTATAATAGAGTATTTTCGTTATTTATATTCTTTCTGATctttactcatttttttcacccaTAATTTCCTCTACACTAATTTACATACGTCAAGGTTTAACTCTAATTTTACTCGGTTGGTTTGGCCCGATGCTTAGAGTTAAGCCTTGAGATTTG includes these proteins:
- the LOC100805307 gene encoding helicase-like transcription factor CHR28 isoform X3, whose amino-acid sequence is MLESDEFCFTEMTGVSNCETPAYIADRRFPVPEANSSSVAVCGDNLNLPLWKCENDSQIKHIGYDAQSEHASHGSIIENIDLNFGDYETYMEDIIGLSGKQENDSCTSFEMSFVDADRSSRVATSTDSSICQGSNVPNDFSDYYPSLNCYQGMDDRPVVANSSGCLPNGVYPHVRKNEEMVRNMKVAKMELFADTSSGMHSSINGGISFQDSQFRFADSKYASSFPGNVLFEDNASVELSTCGSYISREGQSLTVKAERDELIMPYQNSVHSNDAEFNVGQEMKQLPGIFPAVGCQGNDFFKCRDKVTIVTSQKAKYYQDGIDGAANNFQANMGNLNLKPLDKSLYNAQISIASGKQYNCVMSEGEGKAIEHRSIDSQLSKGSIERSIIEDDSDVCIIEDISHPAPISRSTVLGNSLITSQSSRGGYTHSYMVGSMGPKARDEQYILRVALQDLSQPKSEVSPPDGLLAVPLLRHQRIALSWMVQKETSSLYCSGGILADDQGLGKTVSTIGLILKERPPLLNKCNNAQKSELETLNLDADDDQLPENGIVKNESNMCQVSSRNPNQNMNLLLHAKGRPSAGTLIVCPTSVLRQWAEELHNKVTCKAKLSVLVYHGSNRTKNPHELAKYDVVLTTYSIVSMEVPKQPLVDKDDEEKGTYDDHAVSSKKRKCPPSSKSGKKGLDSAMLEAVARPLAKVAWFRVVLDEAQSIKNHRTQVARACWGLRAKRRWCLSGTPIQNAIDDLYSYFRFLRYDPYAVYTSFCSTIKIPISRSPSKGYRKLQAVLKTIMLRRTKATLLDGEPIISLPPKSVELKKVEFSPEERDFYSRLEADSRAQFQEYADAGTVKQNYVNILLMLLRLRQACDHPLLVKRYNSNSLWKSSVEMAKKLPQEKRLCLLKCLEASLALCGICNVSMQDPPEDAVVSVCGHVFCNQCICEYLTGDDNQCPAPNCKTRLSTPSVFSKVTLNSSFSDQPCDNLPDYSGCEVEESEFCSQAQPYDSSKIKAALEVLQSLSKPQCFASQNNSVQSTSGESTDGLGSSSSADRMKSLNEIPESQNVLEERSSNNSVGVGEKAIVFSQWTRMLDILEACLKNSSIQYRRLDGTMSVTARDKAVKDFNTLPEVSVMIMSLKAASLGLNMVAACHVLMLDLWWNPTTEDQAIDRAHRIGQTRPVTVLRLTVRDTVEDRILALQQKKRKMVASAFGEDGTGGCQSRLTVDDLKYLFMM